ACGCAACCGAAGCTCGACGTGCCCGTCGCGAGCTTTTCGTGGGCCGTCGCGCACGACGGCGACGAGTGGACGCTCGACCTGAACAACCTGCGCGCCGAACTCGGCCAGCCGCCGCTCGACGATGGCACGCCCGTGGCCCGCATCCTCGCGCTACACACGCTGTCGAGCCGCTACCGGATGCCGAGCGTCCAGCATGGCCAGCTGATCAGCATTTCGGGGGATCGCGTCGATCTCGGCGTGCTCGCGGAATTCAGCCGCGCGCTGCCGCTGCCCAAGCGCCTGTTGAACAACCTCGTGCGCTTCAACCCGCGCGGGCTGGTAGCGAATTACACGATCGAGGTCGAGCGCGGCAAGCCCGATTCGGGCGAGGCCGCCACCGAGCATCGCGAGCCGGGCTCGGAACCCATCGTGCGGTATCGCTTTAAGGGCGATCTGCAGGGCATCAGCGTCGCCGCGCAGGAGCCGCCGCCGGGGCTGACCGCGAGGAACCACCCGCGCGCGGGCATTCCGGGCGTCGAAAATCTCTGGGGCACGGTCGACGCCGACGAAAGGCACGGCTCGATCGCCATCGATACGGCCAACGCGGCGCTCACGTTGCCCGGCGTATTCGACGACCCGCGCCTAACGTTCGATCATCTGAGCGGCAAAGGCACATGGACGATCGCGTCCGCCATCGATCCCGGTCAACGGCACAAGGCGTTCAAGGTCGATGTGTCGGAACTCAAGGTGTCGAATGCGGATACGGCGGCGAAGGCAACGGCCAGCTACTCGAACGTCGGCAGCGGGCGCGGCTCGCTCGATCTGAAGGCCGAATTCGAGCGCGCGCAGGTCACGCGCATCACGCGCTATCTGCCCACCAGCATCAGCGAAAAACTGCGCGTCTATCTGACCCACGGCTTGCAGGCTGGCGTGTCACACGGCGGCACGATCGAGATTCACGGCAATCTTGAGAAATTCCCCTACTCGCGCGACCCGAGCGCGGGCGTGTTCAGAATCGTCGCGCCGTTCAAGGGCGGGCGCTTCGACCCGTCGCCGTATCCGCCGCGCACGCTGAAAAACGGCGCGCCGAACGTATGGCCCGCGCTGGATGGTATCGACGGCACGTTCCAGCTGAAAGAGAAACTGCTGCGCTTCGACGTGGACCGCGCGCATTACAAGGGCGTCGCCATGCACAAGGTGACGGGCAAGATCGACGACCTCGGCAACCGCGCATCGAGCCTCATCATCACGGGCGACGGACACGGGCCGCTCGCCGACATGCTCGACTACGTGAACAACAGCGCGCTCGGCGGGATGGCGAAACATGAAACGGAAAAGATTCATGCCGAAGGCCCCGCCGCGCTCGCGCTCAAGCTGACGGTGCCACGCAACCCGCCCACGCCGCCGGGCGTCACGCCGCCGAAAGTGCGTGTCGCGGTCGAAGGCTCGCTCGCGTTCGAAAACGACCGGCTTGCGGTGGACAACGTCCCGCCGCTGTCGCAATTGCACGGCAAAGTGCACTTCACCGAGCGCACCGCGCAGGTCGACGGGCTGACGGGGCAGTTCATGGGCGGCGAAGTGCGCGCGAAAGGCGGCCTCGACGACAAAGGCACCTATGCGCTCAACCTGTCAGGCCAGGTCGCCGTCGATGCTGCCCGCGACCTGAATCTGCGCGGCCTGCCCGCGCAGGTGCTGATGCGGATGAACGGCAGCGCGCCCTACGACATCAGCGTGCGCGGCGCGAAAGGCAGACTGCCCGACGTCGCCGTTCACTCGGACCTGACGGGGCTCGCGCTCAATTTCCCCGCGCCGTTCAACAAGCCGATCGGCACGCCGATGCCGCTCGACTTCACGTTCCGGCCGACTGTCGGGAACGGCGGCAGCAGTGTGGACGCGAGCAACGGCAGCGCGACGGGCAACGGGTTGCAACGCGCCGACCTCAAGTTCGGTCCGATCGCGGCGACCTACCTGCTGCGCCACACGCCCGGCCAGCCGCCCGAAGTCGTGCGGGGCGCGGTGGGCGTGAACCGGACGGCGGAGTTGCCATCGGAAGGCGTGATCGCCGCCGTGGACATCGACGCGCTCGACGCCGACGCGTGGCGCGCCCTCTTCCTGCAGATGCGCAAGGCCAACGAAGGCGTCGCGCCCGTGCCGCCCAGCGCGACGGCTGCGCAGTTCATGCCGAACCGCTTCGCGATCCACATCGGCACACTGACGCTGCTCAAGCGTCACTGGGAAAGCGTGGTGGTCGGCGCGTCGCACAACGACCGCCAATGGCAGGCGAACATCGCGTCGAATCAGGTGTCGGGCCACCTGTCATGGGTGCCGGGCGCGCAGCCGGGATCGCCGGGCACGCTGCAGGCGCGGCTCGCGCGGCTCGTGATTCCGTCGGCGACCGAGAACGATCTGCTCGGCCCGGCGATCAACCAGCCGGCGCAGAACATTCCGTCAATCGATCTCGTCGTCAACGAACTGATCGTGCGCGAGCGCAACATCGGCAAGCTCGAGGTCAACGCGCATAACTTCGAGGACAACGGCACGCCCGTCTGGCAACTCGATTCGCTCGAAATCACCAACCCGGCCGCCGTGCTGAAGGCGACGGCGAACTGGCGCACGGGCCGCAACTACGGTGCGAATCAGGACGACGAAGCCGAGCGGAGCACCGAACTCGATTTCAAGCTGGACATCAAGGACGCCGGTCTGCTGCTCGAACGCGCCGGCCTGCCCCGCACGCTGAAGGCGGGCGAAGGGTCGCTGGCGGGCAAGCTCGGCTGGCGCGGCGGCCCGACCAAGCCCGACTATCCGACGCTCAACGGCAACCTCGCCGTCGATCTGCGGCACGGGGAGATTCTCAAGGTCGATCCAGGCGTCGCGAAGCTGCTCGGCGTGCTGAGCCTGCAAAGCCTCGCGCGCTACGCGTCGATGGATTTCCACGACGTGATCGGCGAAGGGCTGCCGTTCGAGCACGTGACGGGCACCGCGCAGGTCGTGAACGGCATCGGCTCGACGAACAACTTCGAACTGGTGACAGCGCCCGCGCGCGCCGAAATGAAAGGCACCGTCGATATGACGACGGAAACGCAGAACCTGAACGTGCATATCGTGCCCACGGTCAGCGCGGGCGCGGGCGTCATCGCGGCGACCATCATCAATCCGCTGCTCGGCCTTGCCGCGCTGGTCGGCGATATCGCACTGTCGCATTCGATCGAACATGCGTTCGCACGCGATTACTCGATCACGGGCTCATGGGCCAAACCGCACGTCGAGCGGGTCCATGGAGATAGCGGTAATATGAACGCGCCGGCCGCCATCGCGACGCCGAACTGAGGGCCGAACCGCGGTTCCGAGGTTTCTGGCGATGGCTAGCGCCGGCGTCCGCTGTCCGTACTGCCCATTGCAGGAGTCTTTCGAACGCCTATGAGCGACCTGAACACGCAGTCCGCGAAGTCCTTTCCCCACGCTGGTCCTTTCCGCGTCGCCGCGCTGCAGATGGTGAGCACGCCGGAGCGCGACCGCAATCTCGCCGATGCCGACCGCCTGATCGCGCAAGCCGCCGCCGATGGCGCGCAGCTCGTCCTGCTGCCCGAGTACTTCTGCTTCATGGGCTACAAGGACACCGACAAGCTCACCGTGCGCGAACCCTACGGCGACGGCCCGATCCAGCGCTTTCTCGCCGACGCCGCGCGCCGCCACAAGGTCTGGGTGATCGGCGGCACGCTACCTTTGACGGCGCCCGAAGAAACGCGCGTGCTGAACACGACGCTCGTGTTCGATCCGCAGGGCAACGAGGCCGCGCGCTACGACAAGATCCATCTGTTCAACTTCGAGAAAGGCGAAGAATCGTTCGACGAGGCGCGCACGATCCGCCCCGGCGACACCGTCCGCACGTTCGACGCGCCGTTCGGGCGCGTCGGCCTGTCCGTCTGCTACGATCTACGCTTTCCCGAGCTGTACCGGCGCATGGGCGACTGCGCGCTGATCGTCGTGCCGTCCGCCTTCACGTACACGACGGGCCGCGCGCACTGGGAAACGCTGCTGCGCGCGCGGGCCGTCGAGAACCAGTGCTATGTGCTCGCCGCCGCACAGGGCGGCAAGCATGAGAACGGCCGGCGCACGTGGGGCCACACCATGCTGATCGACCCGTGGGGCGAAATCATCGACGTGCGCGACGAAGGCGCGGGCGTCGTCGCGGGCAATATCGAGCGCTCACGTATCGACGAAGTCCGGCAGAGTCTGCCGGCCTGGCGTCACCGCGTGCTCAGCTGATTACGTTTGACATGAACCGCACGTATTGAAAGTGCCGCCAACGTCACCCATCTGACTGGCGTGCACCCACCGAATACCCTGAATCGAGCGAACTTCGCATGAACATCATCGAACCCAGCATCCGTAATCTCGCGACGGCCAAAGACGTACTCCTCACGCCGTACGGCCTCGACGAAGGCGTGCTGACCCGCACGCTCGCAGAAATCTTCACGCATCGCGTCGACTACGCCGACCTCTACTTCCAGGCCACGCGCAGCGAAGCGTGGAGCCTCGAAGAAGGCATCGTCAAATCGGGCAGCTTCAGCATCGACCAGGGGGTCGGCGTGCGCGCCGTGTCGGGCGACCGCACGGCGTTCGCCTATTCGGACGATCTGTCGCCCGAAGCGATCCGCCAGGCCGCGATCGCCACGCGCGCGATCGCGAAAGCGGGCGGCGGCAAGCAGAAGATCAAGGCGGCATCGACGCTCACAGGCGTGTCCGGGCGCGATCTGTATCTGCCCTCCGACCCGTTGCATTCGCTCGACGCAACCGCGAAGGTCAAGCTGCTCGAGCGCATCGAACAGATGGCGCGCGGCCGCGATCCGCGCATCACGCAGGTGATGGCGGGCCTCGCGGGTGAATACGACGTCGTGCTGGTCGCGCGCAGCGACGGCGCGCTGGCGGCGGACATCCGTCCGCTCGTGCGCGTTTCGGTGACGGTGATCGCCGAGCAGAACGGTCGCCGCGAAATCGGCAGCGGCGGTGGCGGCGGACGCTATGACTACGGCTATTTCACGGACGAACTCCTGTCGAAGTACGTCGACGACGCCGTGCACGCGGCTTTGGTGAATCTCGACGCGCGTCCGGCCCCGGCTGGCGCGATGACCGTCGTGCTCGGACCGGGCTGGCCCGGCGTGCTGCTGCACGAAGCGATCGGCCACGGTCTGGAAGGCGACTTCAACCGTAAGGGCTCGTCGGCATTCGCCGGACGCATCGGCGAGCAGGTTGCGGCGAAGGGCGTGACAGTGGTCGACGACGGCACGCTGCCGAACCGCCGCGGGTCGCTCAACATCGACGACGAAGGCAACCCGACGCAGTGCACGACGCTGATCGAAGACGGCATCCTGAAGGGTTACATCCAGGACACGCTGAATGCGCGCCTGATGAAAATGCCCGTGACGGGCAACGCGCGCCGCGAATCGTACGCCGCACTGCCGATGCCGCGCATGACCAACACGTACATGCTCAACGGTGACAAAGACCCGCAGGAAATCATCGCTTCCGTGAAGAACGGTCTGTATGCGGTGAACTTCGGCGGCGGCCAGGTCGATATCACGAACGGCAAGTTCGTGTTCTCGGCATCCGAGGCGTACATGATCGAAAACGGCAAGATCACGTATCCCGTCAAGGGCGCGACGCTGATCGGCAGTGGCCCGGAGTCGCTCAAATATGTGAGCATGATCGGCAACGACATGTCGCTGGATACGGGCGTCGGCGTGTGCGGCAAGGAAGGCCAGAGCGTGCCCGTCGGCGTCGGTCAACCTACGCTGCGCATCGACAGGATGACGGTCGGCGGCACGGTGTGATTTTTTACGTCTCGCACGTTTCACGCGTCCCAAGCGTGAAACGTGCGGATTTTCCGCATTTTTGGTGCCCGCAGCTTGCCAGCCGAGCAAACCTCGGGTTATAAAGGCAATCAACCTTTTTGACGAGCCATCCCATTTTCGCCATGTCCGCCAAGTTTTATTTTTATTTCTTTTGGGCATCTCAGACCGCTGGCGGATCGAGAGGGGTGTGAACGTACATAGGCACCCAGAATTCCCGAAAAAACCGCCAGCGAGTCTGGCGGTTTTTTTTCGTCCCTAACAACTTTGACTGTGACCTTTTTAGCCTGTTGACCTGTTCGCTGCGGCGCCGTCGTCAGATAGCAGACCGCTCGAACCGCGCTACTAAACGAATCGAGGAGAAACCCATGCCCCCGCACAATACCGACGATGTCCGCATCCGCGAATTGAAAGAACTGACGCCGCCCGCGCACCTGATCCGCGAATTCCCGTGCGACGAGAAGGTGTCGGACCTGATCTTCAACGCGCGCCAGTCGATGCATCGGATCCTGCACGGCATGGACGACCGTCTGATCGTCATCATCGGGCCGTGCTCGATTCACGACCCGAAGGCCGCGATGGAATACGCCGGCCGCCTGATCGAGCAGCGCAAGCGCTTCGCTGGCGAACTGGAAGTCGTGATGCGCGTGTACTTCGAAAAGCCGCGCACGACGGTGGGCTGGAAGGGCCTCATCAACGACCCGTACATGGACAACAGCTTCAAGATCAACGACGGCCTGCGCGCCGCGCGCGAACTGCTGGTGAAGATCAACGAGCTGGGGCTGCCCGCCGGCACCGAATACCTCGACATGATCAGCCCGCAGTACATCGCCGATCTGATCTCGTGGGGCGCGATCGGCGCGCGCACGACGGAGTCCCAGGTGCATCGTGAACTCGCGTCGGGCCTGTCGTGTCCCGTCGGCTTCAAGAACGGCACCGACGGCAACGTGAAGATCGCCGTCGACGCGATCAAGGCGGCATCGCAGCCGCACCATTTCCTGTCGGTGACCAAGGGTGGCCATTCGGCCATCGTCTCGACGGCAGGCAATGAGGACTGCCATATCATCCTGCGCGGCGGCAAGACGACGAACTACGACGCCGACAGCGTGAACGCCGCGTGCAGCGACATCGGCAAGGCCGGCCTTGCCGCGCGCCTGATGATCGACGCGAGCCACGCCAACAGCTCGAAGAAGCACGAGAACCAGATTCCCGTGTGCGCGGATATCGGCCGCCAGATCGCGGCGGGTGACGAGCGCATCGTCGGCGTGATGGTCGAATCGCATCTGGTCGCAGGCCGTCAGGATCTGCAGGAAGGCTGCGAGTTGACCTACGGCCAGAGCGTCACGGACGCCTGCATCGGCTGGGACGACAGCATCGGCGTGCTGGAAGGTCTCGCGGACGCCGTCAAGCAGCGCCGCATTGCGCGCGGCAGCGGCAACTGAACGCCGCGCGTCCCTCCTGCGCACATTGTGCCCGGCTCATGCAGCCGGGCTTTTTTTTGGCCATTCGGCCGAATCGCGCATCATGGGGACTTTCTGTACGTTCGAATCTCGTATCGATGTTCGCGAACGAGCGTTGATCTCTCCTTTCCAGATGAGCCACGCCGCCAAGCGGGCTTCCAGGAAGGCGCCTTTCGCGTGATGTACGTCGCCATTTTTGTCGAAACCGTACATGCACCGCGCTGCATCCAGAAACAGACGCAGGCTACAAGCTGGCATGACGGGGAAATCACCGACGCGCGCGACCGCGCCGTCGTCATGGAGACGGCCAAGTTCACTATCGACACGCTTGTCGAAATGATGAGCCGTATCGGTAAGCCTGTGACGCTTGCGGTCGGTTGAGCGTCGTTGCAGGTCGCACCGCTATTCGCCGCGCTGCGTGTCCGGCCCGTTCGCGCCGCGGTCGTGCCGCCATAGCACGTCGGCGCCGCCGTCCACGCGGTTCAGCACGCGTGCCAGCACGAACAGCAGATCGGACAGCCGGTTCACATACCGGCGCGGCGCATCGTTGATCGCCTCGACAGCGCCGAGCGCGACGATCGCGCGTTCCGCGCGCCGGCAGACGGTGCGGCACACATGCGCAAGCGAAGCGGCGCGCGTGCCTGCCGGCAAAATGAACTCCTTGAGCGGCGGCAGCGTCGCGTTGTGTTCGGCAAGCCAGGCATCGAGTTGCGCGAGATGGGTATCGGCAATCATCGAATGGCCCGGGATGCATAGTTCGCCGCCGAGATCGAACAGATCGTGCTGGATCGACGTGAGCGCGGCGCGGACATCGTCGGGCAAGGTTTCGCACAGCAGCACGCCGATATTCGAATTCAGTTCATCGACGTCGCCGATTGCGGCAATGCGCGCGTCGTCCTTGCGCACACGCTTGCCGTCGCCGAGACCTGTGGTGCCGTCGTCGCCCGTGCGCGTCGCGATCTTGCTCAAGCGGTTGCCCATGATGTCCGTGTCCTCATAATGTTCCGCGATGCATCCGTCCGGATATATCGCAACATGCCGTTCAGCTTCGATCCATTATAAGGATGATGGGGCTAACCCTTGCCGCGCCGTCTGCACGCATGACGCCGCGCCACCCGTCGATGGGCGTAAAATGGGCATCAACCATCAGAATATTCGCCAACAGGAGACGCAGGTGAACCATCCCGTGCCGCCCGCCCCCGTGCGCCGCCCCTTTCCTCCTGAACTTCTCACTGCGCTCAAGTCGGCATTCGGCGAACGTGTATCCACGTCCGAAGCCGTCCGAACCCATCACGGCCGCGACGAGTCGCCATTCGATCCGCAACTGCCCGACGCCGTCGTCTTCGCGCACAGCACAGAAGACGTACAGAGCATCGTCAAGCTGTGCGGTCAATACGACGTGCCCATCATTCCGTATGGCAACGGTTCTTCGCTCGAAGGCCATCTGCTCGCCGTGCAAGGCGGCGTGTCGATCGATCTCTCGGGAATGAACCGCGTGCTGTCGATCAACGCGGAAGATCTGACCGTCACCGTCGAGCCCGGCATTTCGCGTAAACAGTTGAACGAAGCGTTGCGGGACACAGGTCTGTTCTTCCCGATCGACCCCGGCGCCGATGCGAGCATCGGCGGGATGTCGGCGACGCGCGCGTCGGGCACGAACGCCGTGCGCTACGGCACGATGCGCGAAAACGTACTCGGCCTGACCGTCGTGCTCGCGGATGGCCGCGTGACCCAGACAGGCACGCGCGCGCGCAAGTCGTCGGCGGGCTACGACCTCACGCGCCTGTTCGTCGGCTCGGAAGGCACGCTCGGCGTCATCACGGAAATCACCGTGCGCCTGTACCCGCAGCCGGAAGCAGTATCGGCGGCTGTCTGCACGTTCCCTTCAATGGGCGATGCCGTGCGCGCGGTGATCGAAACCATCCAGATCGGCGTGCCGATCGCGCGCGTCGAGTTCGTCGATTCGCTCGCCGTCCGCTCGATCAACCGTCATTCGAACCTGACGCTGCGCGAAGCGCCCACGCTGTTCTTCGAGTTTCACGGCACGGAAGCCGGCGTGAAGGAACAAGCTGAGTTGGTACAGGAAATCGCCGCGCAGAATAGCGGCGAAGGCTTCGAGTGGGCAACGCGTCCGGAAGACCGCAGCCGTCTGTGGAACGCGCGTCACAACGCGTACTTTGCGATGCTGCAACTCAAGCCCGGCAGCCGCGCCGTCACCACCGACGTTTGCGTGCCCATCTCGCGGCTCGCCGAATGCGTGGTCGAAACGGAAGAAGATCTGAAAGCCTCGCCGCTGCCCTGCCCGATCGTCGGGCACGTCGGCGACGGCAACTTCCACGTCGCGATGCTGATCGACCCGAACAAGCCTGAAGAACTGGAGGAAGCGGAGCGCCTGAATCATCGCATCGTGCAGCGCGCGCTGCGCATGGACGGCACCTGCACGGGCGAACATGGCGTGGGCCTGCACAAGATGGGCTTTCTGGTCGAAGAACATGGCCCCGTTGCTGTCGACGTGATGCGCTCGATCAAGCATTCGCTCGATCCGCGCAACCTGATGAATCCGGGCAAGATCTTTACGTGGGCCTAGGCCAGGCGTAACCGTAGAGCTGGCTGCGCAGCGCAACGACGCGCGCGGCCGTCGATGGAGGAGACATTCCATGAACGCACCCGGCGAGCTGTCCCCCGAGCTTTCGCCCGAGATGCTTGCGCAACGTCAGCGCGAAGTCGTGCAGGCGTTGATGGCCGTGCTGCCAACGCATTGCCTTTTGTATCGTGAGGAAGACACTGTCGCGTACGAGTGCGACGGTCTTGCCGCATATCGGCGCTTGCCGCTGGCCGTCGCGTTGCCCGAGACGGAATCGCAGGTGCAGCGCATCGTGCAGATCTGCCACCGGTTGAACGTGCCGATCGTGCCGCGCGGCGCGGGCACGAGCCTGTCGGGCGGCGCGATGCCGATCCGGCATGGCGTCGTCGTGTCGCTCGCGCGCTTTCGCAAGATCATCGAAGTCGACCCGTATGCCCGCACGGCGACCGTGCAGCCAGGCGTGCGCAACCTGTCGATCTCGGAAGCGGCCGCGCCTTACGGCCTTTACTATGCGCCCGACCCTTCGTCGCAGATCGCCTGCACGATCGGCGGCAATGTCGCGGAAAATTCCGGCGGCGTGCACTGCCTGAAGTACGGACTGACCGTCCATAACGTGATGCGCGTGCGCGCGGTCACGATGGAAGGCGAGATCGTCGAGTTCGGCTCGCTCAGCCCGGACGCCCCGGGCCTCGATCTGCTCGCTGTCGTGATCGGCAGTGAAGGTATGTTCGCGATCGTCACGGAAGTCACCGTCAAGCTGATTCCCAAGCCGCAGGCCTCGCAGGTCATCATGGCGAGTTTCGACGATGTCGTGAAAGGCGGCGACGCCGTCGCGGGCATCATCGCCGCGGGCATCATCCCCGCCGGACTGGAGATGATGGACAAGCCAGCCACGCGCGCCGTCGAGGAATTCGTGCAAGCAGGTTACGACCTCGACGCGGCGGCCATCCTGCTGTGCGAGTCGGACGGCACGCCCGAGGAAGTGAGCGAAGAAATCGTCCGGATGACGGCCGTGTTGCGCGAGCATGGCGCCACGCGCATCCAGATTTCGCGCACGGAGGCCGAGCGGCTGCGCTTCTGGTCGGGCCGCAAGAATGCGTTCCCGGCCGCCGGCCGTATTTCGCCCGACTACTACTGCATGGACGGCACCGTGCCGCGCCGCAGCATCGGGCCGCTGCTCGCGCGCATCGAAGAGATGGAAAAGAAGTACAACCTGCGCTGCATCAACGTGTTCCATGCGGGCGACGGCAACATGCATCCGCTGATCCTGTTCAACGGCAACGATCTCGACGAGTGGCACCGCGCCGAGGCATTCGGCTGCGACATTCTCGAAACATGCGTCGAACTGGGTGGAACGGTGACGGGCGAGCATGGCGTGGGCATCGAGAAAATCAATTCGATGTGCGTGCAGTTTTCGCCGGAAGAACGCGATGCGTTCCACGCGGTCAAGCGCGCCTTCGATCCCGCCTGCCTGCTCAATCCCGACAAGGGCATCCCGACGCGCGCCCGCTGCGCCGAGTACGGCAAGATGCATGTGCGCGGAGGGCTGCTGCCTCACCCTGATCTGCCTCGTTTTTGAGCACCTTCTTGCGCTGCCGGACCATGCTCGCGATGAACCGAGATAACGCATAAGCGCAGCAGTAGTTTTATACGGGTCCGAACCGGGTTGCGAGCGCGGCTTGCCTCGGTACAATCGAAAGCACTACAACGAAGCAACGCACTATGAAAGAGGACGACATCGTCGCCGCGTGGTCGGAACGGGTTCGAGCGGCCACGGCCGCGCAGCAGCCGATCCGCATACGTGGCGGTGGCACGAAGGACTGGTACGGCCAGTCATTGCAGGGTGAGGTCCTCGACACGCGCGCGCATCGCGGCGTCATCGCCTACGATCCGGCCGAACTGGTCATCACGGCGCGCGCCGGCACGCCGCTCCTCGAAATCGAAGCGGCGCTTGCCGAACACGACCAGATGCTCGCTTTCGAGCCGCCTCACTTCGGCCCGCAAGCCACGCTTGGCGGCTGCATTGCGGCTGGAATCGCTGGTCCGCGCCGTCATTCGGCGGGCGCGGCGCGCGACTTCGTGCTCGGCGCCGTCGTCATGAACGGCCAGGGCCAGGTGCTGACGTTCGGCGGCCAGGTCGTGAAGAACGTCGCGGGTTATGACGTATCCCGGCTGATGGCGGGTTCTCTAGGAACGCTCGGGCTGATTCTCCAGTTGTCCGTCAAGGTGTTGCCGCGTCCGAAGTCCGAAGCGACGCTCAAGTTCGACATGAACGGCACCGACGCCGTCCGCAAGCTCAACGAATGGGGCGGCCGCCCGCTTCCCATCACGGGCAGCGCGTGGCGACATGGCACGCTTGCCGTACGGCTGGGCGGCGCCGAAGCGGCCGTCAAGTCAGCGCGCACGTCGCTGGGCGGCGAAGTGGTCGATGCCGTCGAAGCCGAACGCTTCTGGGCGGGCTTGCGCGAACAGACCGACCCGTTCTTTGCGGCGATCGCGCCGAAATCCGCGCTCTGGCGCCTCGCGCTGCCGACCATCACCGAGCCGCTGCAACTGCCCGGCGCACAGTTGATGGAATGGGGCGGCGCGCAACGCTGGTGGATCACCGACGCCGATGCGCAGACCGTGCGCATCAGCGCGAAACAGGCGGGCGGCCACGCGACGATCTTCCGCACCGGCCTCGGCTACGACCGAGGTGCAGGCGTGTTCACGCCGCTGCCCGCACCGTTGATGAAAATCCATCGCGGCCTGAAAGCCGCCTTCGACCCCGCCCGCATCTTCAACCGCGGCCGGTTGTACTCCGACTTCTGAGCGCCTGA
The DNA window shown above is from Paraburkholderia sp. PGU19 and carries:
- a CDS encoding YhdP family protein — protein: MSERNSSADPHEAGRVKPVGGHDHAVLRHTLRVLLGIALFLYFVVVLAVLGLRYIVLPHADSFRPRIEAAVSEKIHAQLKIGKIAPHWTGFQPGLEVTNVTITNRDGKVALNIPHASATVSWSSVWKLAPILSSVIVDKPDLLIERETDGSLTVAGVMVPTTHSGNDTFSTWLLRQEAMILRGGTLRWHDARRDAPEIALQDIRLAILSDGYDHRLALQAPPNGKLLFGPLDFRAHFRHARLAAMGKPINWTGEAYISAGPVDLPTLARYMDFPIETFAGRVDNAIWLQFSQGRVRSASGELSGNDIALRVKPTQPKLDVPVASFSWAVAHDGDEWTLDLNNLRAELGQPPLDDGTPVARILALHTLSSRYRMPSVQHGQLISISGDRVDLGVLAEFSRALPLPKRLLNNLVRFNPRGLVANYTIEVERGKPDSGEAATEHREPGSEPIVRYRFKGDLQGISVAAQEPPPGLTARNHPRAGIPGVENLWGTVDADERHGSIAIDTANAALTLPGVFDDPRLTFDHLSGKGTWTIASAIDPGQRHKAFKVDVSELKVSNADTAAKATASYSNVGSGRGSLDLKAEFERAQVTRITRYLPTSISEKLRVYLTHGLQAGVSHGGTIEIHGNLEKFPYSRDPSAGVFRIVAPFKGGRFDPSPYPPRTLKNGAPNVWPALDGIDGTFQLKEKLLRFDVDRAHYKGVAMHKVTGKIDDLGNRASSLIITGDGHGPLADMLDYVNNSALGGMAKHETEKIHAEGPAALALKLTVPRNPPTPPGVTPPKVRVAVEGSLAFENDRLAVDNVPPLSQLHGKVHFTERTAQVDGLTGQFMGGEVRAKGGLDDKGTYALNLSGQVAVDAARDLNLRGLPAQVLMRMNGSAPYDISVRGAKGRLPDVAVHSDLTGLALNFPAPFNKPIGTPMPLDFTFRPTVGNGGSSVDASNGSATGNGLQRADLKFGPIAATYLLRHTPGQPPEVVRGAVGVNRTAELPSEGVIAAVDIDALDADAWRALFLQMRKANEGVAPVPPSATAAQFMPNRFAIHIGTLTLLKRHWESVVVGASHNDRQWQANIASNQVSGHLSWVPGAQPGSPGTLQARLARLVIPSATENDLLGPAINQPAQNIPSIDLVVNELIVRERNIGKLEVNAHNFEDNGTPVWQLDSLEITNPAAVLKATANWRTGRNYGANQDDEAERSTELDFKLDIKDAGLLLERAGLPRTLKAGEGSLAGKLGWRGGPTKPDYPTLNGNLAVDLRHGEILKVDPGVAKLLGVLSLQSLARYASMDFHDVIGEGLPFEHVTGTAQVVNGIGSTNNFELVTAPARAEMKGTVDMTTETQNLNVHIVPTVSAGAGVIAATIINPLLGLAALVGDIALSHSIEHAFARDYSITGSWAKPHVERVHGDSGNMNAPAAIATPN
- the tldD gene encoding metalloprotease TldD; amino-acid sequence: MNIIEPSIRNLATAKDVLLTPYGLDEGVLTRTLAEIFTHRVDYADLYFQATRSEAWSLEEGIVKSGSFSIDQGVGVRAVSGDRTAFAYSDDLSPEAIRQAAIATRAIAKAGGGKQKIKAASTLTGVSGRDLYLPSDPLHSLDATAKVKLLERIEQMARGRDPRITQVMAGLAGEYDVVLVARSDGALAADIRPLVRVSVTVIAEQNGRREIGSGGGGGRYDYGYFTDELLSKYVDDAVHAALVNLDARPAPAGAMTVVLGPGWPGVLLHEAIGHGLEGDFNRKGSSAFAGRIGEQVAAKGVTVVDDGTLPNRRGSLNIDDEGNPTQCTTLIEDGILKGYIQDTLNARLMKMPVTGNARRESYAALPMPRMTNTYMLNGDKDPQEIIASVKNGLYAVNFGGGQVDITNGKFVFSASEAYMIENGKITYPVKGATLIGSGPESLKYVSMIGNDMSLDTGVGVCGKEGQSVPVGVGQPTLRIDRMTVGGTV
- a CDS encoding carbon-nitrogen hydrolase family protein, encoding MSDLNTQSAKSFPHAGPFRVAALQMVSTPERDRNLADADRLIAQAAADGAQLVLLPEYFCFMGYKDTDKLTVREPYGDGPIQRFLADAARRHKVWVIGGTLPLTAPEETRVLNTTLVFDPQGNEAARYDKIHLFNFEKGEESFDEARTIRPGDTVRTFDAPFGRVGLSVCYDLRFPELYRRMGDCALIVVPSAFTYTTGRAHWETLLRARAVENQCYVLAAAQGGKHENGRRTWGHTMLIDPWGEIIDVRDEGAGVVAGNIERSRIDEVRQSLPAWRHRVLS
- a CDS encoding cob(I)yrinic acid a,c-diamide adenosyltransferase; this encodes MGNRLSKIATRTGDDGTTGLGDGKRVRKDDARIAAIGDVDELNSNIGVLLCETLPDDVRAALTSIQHDLFDLGGELCIPGHSMIADTHLAQLDAWLAEHNATLPPLKEFILPAGTRAASLAHVCRTVCRRAERAIVALGAVEAINDAPRRYVNRLSDLLFVLARVLNRVDGGADVLWRHDRGANGPDTQRGE
- the aroG gene encoding 3-deoxy-7-phosphoheptulonate synthase AroG — translated: MPPHNTDDVRIRELKELTPPAHLIREFPCDEKVSDLIFNARQSMHRILHGMDDRLIVIIGPCSIHDPKAAMEYAGRLIEQRKRFAGELEVVMRVYFEKPRTTVGWKGLINDPYMDNSFKINDGLRAARELLVKINELGLPAGTEYLDMISPQYIADLISWGAIGARTTESQVHRELASGLSCPVGFKNGTDGNVKIAVDAIKAASQPHHFLSVTKGGHSAIVSTAGNEDCHIILRGGKTTNYDADSVNAACSDIGKAGLAARLMIDASHANSSKKHENQIPVCADIGRQIAAGDERIVGVMVESHLVAGRQDLQEGCELTYGQSVTDACIGWDDSIGVLEGLADAVKQRRIARGSGN